One genomic segment of Belonocnema kinseyi isolate 2016_QV_RU_SX_M_011 chromosome 2, B_treatae_v1, whole genome shotgun sequence includes these proteins:
- the LOC117167701 gene encoding zinc finger protein 26-like, producing MTTGEYRAYHTEQQREHRNRLFENNEEDLTREVEYKNTENVEIKEEIIEDDETTGQQYNKEYESQWYTVDIKETHNSDISSQLPTHQEQKIQESEQEPERKFKCEKCARTYTLKQNLKFHQKYQCGDVLPQFSCKYCNKRFKQKSHMTRHMRYTHLKPNLKSSKTRHNCDECSRSYAWPESLYLHKRVKHAKVKPQFTCDFCGRKINQKHNLAKHIISCHVDRAHQKKKLKEVGIKE from the exons ATGACAACAGGAGAATACAGGGCATATCACACAGAACAACAGAGGGAACACCGAAAtcgactttttgaaaataatgaagagGATTTGACTCGCGAAGTTGAATATAAGAATACCGAGAATGTAGAAATCAAGGAAGAAATTATCGAAG atGACGAAACTACAGGACAACAATACAACAAAGAATATGAGTCACAATGGTATACCGTAGATATCAAAGAAACTCATAATTCCGATATTAGCAGCCAACTGCCGACCCATCAGGAGCAGAAAATTCAGGAATCAGAACAGGAGCCGGAAAGGAAGTTCAAATGCGAAAAGTGTGCGCGCACCTATACCTTaaagcaaaatttgaaatttcatcaaaaataccaATGCGGCGACGTCTTGCCACAGTTCAGTTGCAAATACTGCAACAAGCGATTTAAACAGAAAAGTCACATGACTCGTCACATGCGTTACACGCatttaaaacctaatttaaagTCATCGAAAACTAGGCATAATTGCGACGAATGTTCTCGAAGTTACGCTTGGCCAGAAAGTTTATATTTACATAAACGTGTAAAACACGCAAAAGTCAAACCACAATTTACTTGCGATTTTTGCGGacgtaaaataaatcaaaaacacaaCTTGGCAAAACACATTATATCATGCCACGTGGATCGCGCGCATCAGAAGAAAAAACTCAAAGAAGTCGGTATTAAAGAATAA
- the LOC117168344 gene encoding zinc finger protein 678-like, translating into MIEIVYSNDEALEVKEEIFEDQETTRRNYNQQDESNCCTIDVNETETQPEKTYKCKKCARNYKWKKTLIHHQKFECYMGPQFSCKFCGQRFKENRSLKTHIDRVNHKISSNRSILKHKCDRCLRSYNWFYDLTRHKRFKHAAVMPQLSCNFCEYKSNRKATLSGHITKRHLNLYYL; encoded by the exons ATGATCGAAATTGTATATAGCAATGATGAAGCTTTGGAagttaaagaagaaattttcgaAG ATCAGGAGACTACAAGGCGAAATTATAACCAACAAGATGAGTCGAACTGTTGTACCATAGATGTAAACGAAACGGAAACACAACCCGAGAAGACGTACAAATGCAAAAAGTGTGCCCGAAACTATAAATGGAAAAAGACTTTAATCCACcatcaaaaattcgaatgttaTATGGGACCAcaattcagttgcaaattttgcggccaaagatttaaagagaataGAAGCCTGAAGACCCATATAGATCGGGTGAATCACAAGATAAGCTCAAATAGATCGATATTAAAGCACAAATGCGACAGATGTCTTCGAAGTTACAATTGGTTTTATGATTTGACTCGACATAAACGTTTTAAGCACGCAGCAGTCATGCCGCAATTGTCTTGCAATTTTTGCGAATATAAATCGAATCGAAAAGCTACCTTGTCAGGACATATTACTAAACGCCATTTAAACTTATATTATCTTTAA
- the LOC117167767 gene encoding zinc finger protein 761-like: MERQRKYHNLLYKNRQTDSTCEAEYTNDLTLDIKEEIDEDQEATGQDYNKKYESKCFTLGIKETEKFSVKKLPIHKKQKIWESEQKSEKEYKCEKCARTYIRNRSLIAHQKFECNVIPQFSCKFCNKRFKIKSNVNRHIVQVHQKPNSNASLRHNCDECSRSYTSRNNLSRHKRSEHAGVKPQLLFCDLCGHKTTRKSCLSAHISVRHLK, translated from the exons ATGGAACGCCAGAGGAAATACCATAATCTGCTATATAAAAATAGGCAAACGGATTCTACTTGCGAAGCTGAATATACCAATGACTTAACTTTGGACATCAAGGAAGAAATTGACGAAG ATCAAGAGGCTACAGGTCaagattataacaaaaaatatgagtcaaAATGTTTTACCTTAGGTATAAAAGAAAcggaaaaattttctgttaaaaaattgccgattcataaaaaacagaaaatttgggAATCAGAACAGAAGTCGGAAAAGGAGTACAAATGCGAAAAGTGTGCTCGAACCTATATACGAAATAGAAGTTTAATTGCTCATCAGAAATTTGAATGCAACGTTATTCCACAATTCAGTTGTAAATTCTGCAACAAAAGATTTAAGATAAAATCTAATGTGAATAGACATATAGTTCAGGTGCATCAGAAACCAAATTCAAATGCATCATTAAGGCATAATTGCGACGAATGTTCTCGAAGTTACACTTCCCGAAATAATTTAAGTCGTCATAAACGTTCGGAACATGCAGGAGTCAAACCGCAATTATTGTTTTGCGATTTATGTGGGCATAAAACGACTCGGAAAAGTTGCTTGTCAGCACACATTTCTGTACGCcatctaaaataa
- the LOC117167816 gene encoding zinc finger protein 436-like, with product MPSGGYKHQKSTFRTILEEDKELLDLPFKNNETGFTDFTEILYSSDETLEIKEENIEHEAAAGQKYNKEYDSKLCIPGIKETDDFAFNRKLQIQNKNKIQKSEQECENKFECQKCARNYKYKKTLNHHRKFLCGVTPQFICKSCGKSFNRSNNLKAHVDRVHHNTNSKKLQMRHKCNACTRSYSLLRNLSRHKSKHHSDGETQLICDYCGFKANWKSHLSAHINTSHFQTSNTKHTCNKCSRSYISLQGLIRHKRLKHASIVPYFSCGYCKFKTKQKDSLSKHTITRHLQTPKAKHYCDKCSRSYNFLNSLTRHKRVQHAAVIPQFICDICGHKANLKYNLSVHISKRHLK from the exons ATGCCGTCAGGGGGATATAAACACCAGAAGAGCACttttagaacaattctagaaGAGGACAAAGAACTACTCGATCtaccatttaaaaataatgaaacggGTTTTACTGActttactgaaattttatataGCAGCGATGAAACTTTGGAAATCAAGGAAGAAAATATCGAAC atgaagcGGCTGCGGGtcaaaaatataacaaagaaTATGATTCCAAATTGTGTATCCCAGGCATAAAAGAAACTGATGATTTTGCTTTCAACAGGAAACTGCAGATtcaaaataagaacaaaattcaGAAATCAGAACAGGAATGTGAAAATAAGTTCGAATGTCAAAAGTGTGCCCGAAACTATAAATACAAAAAGACTTTAAATCACCATAGAAAATTCTTATGCGGGGTCACTCCACAGTTCATATGTAAATCATGCGGAAAAAGTTTTAATCGGAGTAATAACCTAAAGGCTCATGTAGATCGCGTGCATCACAACACAAACTCAAAGAAATTGCAAATGAGGCATAAATGCAATGCGTGTACTCGAAGTTACTCTTTGCTCAGAAATTTAAGTCGGCATAAAAGTAAACATCATTCAGATGGCGAAACACAATTAATTTGCGACTATTGTGGCTTTAAAGCAAATTGGAAAAGTCACTTATCAGCGCACATTAATACTTCTCACTTTCAGACATCGAACACAAAGCATACTTGTAACAAATGTTCACGAAGTTACATTTCACTTCAAGGTTTAATTCGGCATAAGCGTCTAAAACACGCGTCGATCGTACCATATTTCAGTTGCGGCTACTGCAAATTTAAAACGAAACAGAAAGATAGCTTGTCAAAACACACTATTACACGGCATCTACAGACACCGAAAGCAAAGCATTATTGCGACAAGTGTTCGCGAagttacaattttctaaatagtttaactCGGCATAAACGTGTACAACACGCAGCAGTCATACCGCAATTTATTTGCGATATTTGTGGACATAAGGCAAATCTTAAATATAACTTGTCAGTACACATCTCTAAACGCCatctaaaataa
- the LOC117167492 gene encoding zinc finger protein 28-like — protein sequence MPSGRYEHQKNTCGTILEDDTELRNLKFKKKETGFTDFTEIVYSSDENLEIKEEKIEYEATAGQKINKEYDSKLCNAGVKETDDFIFHNKLRSRNKKKIQEPGQERENNFKCQKRPRRYKSKKLLNQHQKLQGGVSPNFRCELCGKGFIRNGNLKAHVERVHHNTKSSQATHKCKLCTRSFFFLRNLIHHQRSHNPEVKRQFICDYCGYIAKWKSHLASHITYTHLQTSNRMHNCNQCSRSYTTLNNLKRHERLEHASIVPYFICDHCGFETKRKANLATHIIARHIQTPKTKLHCNKCSRSYNFLNSLLRHKRVQHAAVKPQFICDICGHKANVKYNLSAHVTARHLKL from the exons ATGCCATCAGGGAGGTATGAACATCAGAAGAACACTTGTGGAACAATTTTAGAAGACGACACGGAACTCCgcaatctaaaatttaaaaagaaagaaacggGTTTCACTGACTTTACTGAAATTGTATATAGCAGtgatgaaaatttggaaattaaggAAGAAAAGATCGAAT atgaagcGACTGCGGGTCAAAAGATTAACAAAGAATATGATTCTAAATTGTGTAACGCAGGTGTAAAAGAAACTGATGATTTTATTTTCCACAACAAATTGCGGAGTcgaaataagaagaaaattcagGAACCAGGACAGGAACGTGAAAATAACTTCAAATGCCAAAAGCGTCCCCGCAGATATAAATCGAAAAAACTTTTGAATCAGCATCAAAAATTGCAAGGCGGCGTCAGTCCGAACTTCAGATGTGAATTATGCGGAAAAGGTTTTATACGGAATGGTAACCTGAAGGCCCATGTAGAGCGTGTGCATCACAATACGAAGTCATCGCAAGCGACGCATAAATGCAAGCTATGTACCCGaagtttcttttttcttagaaatttaattcaTCATCAACGTTCACATAATCCAGAAGTCAAAAGACAATTTATTTGCGACTATTGTGGCTATATAGCAAAATGGAAAAGTCACTTGGCATCACACATTACTTATACTCACTTACAGACATCGAACAGAATGCATAATTGTAACCAATGTTCACGAAGTTATACTACGCTAAACAATTTAAAACGGCATGAACGTTTAGAACACGCGTCGATCGTACCATATTTCATTTGCGACCACTGCGGATTCGAAACGAAGCGGAAAGCTAACTTGGCAACACACATTATTGCACGTCATATACAGACACCAAAAACAAAGCTTCATTGCAACAAATGTTCACGAAGTTACAATTTTCTAAACAGTTTACTTCGACATAAACGTGTGCAACACGCAGCAGTCAAACCGCAATTTATTTGCGATATTTGCGGACATAAGGCTAATGTTAAATATAACTTGTCAGCACATGTCACTGCACGccatctaaaattataa